One window of Peteryoungia desertarenae genomic DNA carries:
- a CDS encoding DMT family transporter, whose protein sequence is MPIRSYLFLVITTLLWGGNTIAGKLAVGHVSPMVLSFGRWALATGVIVAIAVPQIRKDWPLLKANWKLLFAYGAIGYAAFNGFLYTALKYTSAVNGAILQGAIPVLIFVANFLLFRTAVLPIQIVGFLISFIGAAVTASHGDLTTLLELTLNFGDFLMLCAGIAYAIYTVALRWKPPVHWKSLMAGPALAASLTCLPLLYWEASNGDIILPDTQGWLIILYAGLFPSLVSQILYIKGVEGIGANRAGLFINLVPVFGTFLSITILGERLELFHVIALALVLGGIAIAELGKKPTPKLTP, encoded by the coding sequence TTGCCAATACGTTCCTATTTATTTCTGGTTATCACGACCCTTTTGTGGGGCGGGAATACGATTGCAGGCAAACTGGCGGTTGGACATGTTAGCCCCATGGTGCTCAGTTTCGGACGATGGGCGCTTGCGACCGGCGTCATAGTCGCAATAGCCGTGCCGCAAATCCGAAAGGACTGGCCACTCCTCAAGGCGAACTGGAAACTGCTCTTCGCCTATGGAGCGATCGGCTATGCCGCCTTCAATGGCTTTCTCTATACAGCCTTGAAATATACAAGCGCCGTCAACGGCGCGATCCTCCAGGGCGCCATCCCGGTGCTGATTTTCGTCGCCAATTTTCTCTTGTTCCGAACGGCTGTCCTGCCGATCCAGATCGTAGGCTTCCTGATCAGCTTCATAGGCGCCGCCGTTACCGCGTCCCATGGCGACCTGACGACGCTTCTGGAACTGACCCTGAACTTCGGCGACTTCCTGATGCTGTGCGCCGGGATTGCCTATGCAATCTATACCGTTGCGCTGCGCTGGAAGCCGCCGGTGCATTGGAAGAGCCTGATGGCCGGCCCCGCGCTTGCGGCGTCACTCACCTGTCTGCCGCTCCTCTACTGGGAAGCCAGCAATGGCGACATCATCCTGCCTGATACGCAGGGCTGGTTGATCATTCTTTATGCCGGACTATTCCCCTCTCTCGTTTCACAGATCCTCTACATCAAAGGGGTTGAAGGCATCGGCGCAAATCGCGCCGGACTGTTCATCAATCTCGTGCCCGTCTTCGGCACCTTTCTCTCGATCACGATCCTCGGAGAGAGACTCGAACTCTTCCACGTCATCGCTCTAGCCCTGGTCCTGGGTGGTATTGCGATCGCCGAACTTGGGAAAAAGCCAACACCCAAACTCACCCCCTGA
- a CDS encoding DUF1236 domain-containing protein: protein MKTKILAITAAFLSISSGVALAQDSTVTGAAGGAVTGAIVGGPVGAAVGGVVGAIAGTAVKPPPAPVVTYVREQPLPADAIVIERPIAVGEPLPREVVLQPIPQDPTYSYAIVNEQRVIVDPETYVIVGVVQ, encoded by the coding sequence ATGAAGACGAAGATTCTTGCAATAACTGCGGCTTTTCTAAGTATTTCCTCCGGTGTTGCGCTTGCGCAGGATAGTACAGTGACCGGCGCTGCCGGTGGTGCTGTTACCGGTGCCATCGTCGGTGGACCTGTTGGCGCTGCTGTCGGCGGTGTGGTTGGCGCCATCGCCGGAACTGCCGTCAAGCCGCCTCCGGCCCCGGTCGTGACCTATGTCCGCGAGCAGCCGCTTCCTGCCGATGCCATCGTTATCGAGCGCCCGATTGCCGTTGGCGAACCGTTGCCGCGCGAAGTGGTGCTGCAACCCATTCCCCAGGATCCGACCTATTCCTACGCCATCGTCAACGAGCAGCGCGTGATCGTCGATCCTGAAACCTATGTGATCGTTGGCGTTGTCCAGTAA
- a CDS encoding aldehyde dehydrogenase family protein, with translation MSNHLKFFIDGAWVAPATSALLDVIDPSTEEPFTAIAVGSRADVDKAVAAARAAFPSFSQASRETRLDLLERILAAYNRRSEDLAQAVTREMGAPIQFSRESQVGAGRAHLKSTIAALKEFSFSEMRRSTRIVREPIGVCALITPWNWPLNQIVCKVAPAIAAGCTVVLKPSEVAPISGVIFAEIMEEAGTPPGVFNMVNGTGPDVGQVMAGHPGVDMVSFTGSTRAGIIVAQTAALTVKRVAQELGGKSANIILPDADFEAAVRQGVEGCFGNSGQSCDAPTRMLVPADRHSEALEIARDEALRFVVGDPQAEGTMLGPVVSLQQFNKVQRLIEAGIDDGALLVTGGEGRPGHLNRGFFVQPTIFGHVSNDMTIAREEIFGPVLSILPYHGEEHAISIANDTVYGLAAYVQSQDIDHARRVAGQMRAGSVYLNYPKWDTFAPFGGYKQSGNGREYADWGIHDFLEIKGVVGWGE, from the coding sequence ATGTCCAACCATCTGAAGTTCTTCATTGATGGCGCCTGGGTGGCACCTGCCACCTCGGCCTTGCTGGATGTCATCGATCCATCAACCGAAGAGCCCTTCACCGCGATTGCCGTTGGATCGAGAGCCGATGTCGACAAGGCTGTCGCTGCGGCCAGAGCCGCGTTTCCCTCTTTCTCCCAGGCAAGCCGCGAAACCCGCCTTGATCTTCTGGAGCGCATTCTTGCAGCCTATAACCGCCGTTCCGAGGATCTGGCGCAGGCCGTGACCCGTGAAATGGGTGCGCCCATCCAGTTTTCGCGGGAAAGCCAGGTTGGCGCCGGGCGCGCGCATTTGAAGTCGACCATTGCGGCTCTCAAAGAATTCTCGTTTTCGGAGATGCGGCGATCAACGCGGATCGTTCGAGAGCCAATTGGCGTCTGTGCCTTGATCACCCCGTGGAACTGGCCTCTCAATCAGATTGTCTGCAAGGTGGCTCCGGCGATTGCCGCCGGCTGCACAGTCGTTCTCAAGCCGTCTGAAGTTGCGCCCATATCCGGCGTGATCTTCGCCGAGATCATGGAAGAGGCGGGAACACCGCCCGGCGTTTTCAACATGGTCAATGGTACCGGTCCGGATGTCGGACAGGTCATGGCCGGGCATCCCGGTGTTGACATGGTGTCGTTTACCGGATCGACGCGGGCCGGCATCATCGTTGCCCAGACGGCAGCTCTTACGGTCAAGCGCGTGGCGCAGGAACTCGGAGGCAAGTCGGCCAACATAATCCTGCCTGATGCGGATTTCGAAGCTGCCGTAAGACAGGGAGTTGAGGGCTGTTTCGGCAATTCGGGCCAGTCCTGTGACGCTCCTACGCGGATGCTTGTTCCGGCAGACAGGCACAGCGAGGCATTGGAAATTGCCCGTGACGAGGCACTGCGTTTCGTGGTTGGTGACCCGCAGGCTGAAGGTACCATGCTTGGGCCGGTGGTCAGTCTGCAGCAGTTCAACAAGGTTCAGCGGCTGATCGAGGCGGGTATCGATGATGGTGCATTGCTGGTGACGGGAGGGGAGGGACGTCCCGGTCATCTCAATCGCGGTTTCTTTGTCCAGCCAACCATATTTGGTCATGTCAGCAACGACATGACAATTGCGCGGGAAGAGATTTTCGGACCGGTGCTGTCAATCCTACCCTATCATGGCGAGGAGCATGCGATATCGATCGCCAATGACACCGTCTACGGGCTTGCCGCCTATGTGCAGTCACAAGACATCGATCATGCGCGGCGCGTCGCCGGTCAGATGCGTGCCGGTTCAGTTTATCTCAACTATCCCAAGTGGGATACGTTTGCGCCTTTCGGTGGCTACAAGCAGTCAGGCAATGGTCGCGAATATGCCGATTGGGGCATTCACGATTTCCTGGAAATCAAGGGCGTTGTCGGCTGGGGCGAGTGA
- the ung gene encoding uracil-DNA glycosylase, which translates to MATSEVKLDESWKQALSAEFDSDYMRALKAFLLAEKNNGKPIFPKGSEYFRALDLTPLEAVRVVILGQDPYHGAGQAHGLCFSVQPGVRIPPSLVNIYKELQSDLGIEPAKHGFLENWAQQGVLLLNSVLTVEEGRAASHQGKGWEQFTDAVIRVVNERLEHVVFILWGSYAQKKASFVDGKRHLVLKSPHPSPLSAHNGFFGSRPFSKANQYLLAHGREPIDWRVAP; encoded by the coding sequence ATGGCAACATCCGAGGTGAAGCTGGACGAGAGCTGGAAACAGGCCTTGTCGGCAGAATTCGACAGCGATTACATGCGGGCGCTGAAGGCTTTTCTGCTTGCCGAGAAGAACAATGGTAAGCCGATTTTTCCCAAGGGAAGCGAATACTTCCGTGCTCTGGATCTCACCCCGCTGGAGGCAGTTCGCGTGGTGATTCTGGGGCAGGACCCCTATCACGGCGCTGGTCAGGCCCATGGGCTATGCTTCAGCGTTCAGCCAGGCGTCCGGATACCACCGTCATTGGTCAATATATACAAAGAGTTGCAGAGCGATCTTGGTATCGAACCTGCAAAACACGGCTTCCTGGAGAACTGGGCGCAACAGGGGGTGCTGCTGCTCAACAGCGTTCTGACCGTTGAGGAAGGGCGCGCAGCGTCCCATCAGGGCAAGGGGTGGGAGCAGTTCACGGACGCCGTCATCAGGGTCGTGAATGAACGTCTGGAGCATGTCGTTTTCATCCTATGGGGCTCCTATGCCCAGAAGAAAGCCTCCTTTGTCGATGGCAAGCGCCATCTGGTGCTGAAGTCTCCGCATCCTTCGCCACTGTCCGCGCATAACGGCTTTTTTGGTTCCAGGCCCTTTTCGAAAGCGAACCAGTATTTGCTGGCCCATGGGCGGGAACCGATAGACTGGCGCGTCGCACCGTAA
- a CDS encoding DedA family protein, with amino-acid sequence MSEALLEIIPAYGLPMLALLTALSCLGLPFPVSFAMMLMGSLAAAGDFDVTLVFMTAFLAALLGDQIGFAVGRYGGTRVIARITRTPQRKAMLAQAEARMAATGMTAVFFTRWLLSPIGPYVNIIAGATRFPWARFSLASFAGELIWTGGYTGLGVVFADNIVAIAEFASDLSGLLVSAVVALALGWRILQILRHSRSDNHEA; translated from the coding sequence ATGAGCGAAGCCTTGCTGGAAATCATACCGGCCTACGGCTTGCCCATGCTGGCGCTTTTGACGGCGCTCAGTTGCCTCGGCCTGCCCTTCCCCGTCTCTTTCGCCATGATGCTGATGGGATCGCTTGCAGCAGCCGGGGACTTCGACGTCACGCTGGTCTTCATGACAGCATTTCTTGCAGCGCTGCTGGGCGACCAGATCGGATTTGCTGTTGGTCGCTACGGTGGAACCCGGGTCATCGCGAGGATTACCAGAACGCCGCAGCGCAAGGCGATGCTGGCGCAAGCCGAGGCCCGGATGGCGGCGACTGGAATGACCGCAGTCTTCTTCACCCGCTGGCTGCTGTCACCGATCGGCCCCTATGTGAACATCATAGCCGGGGCGACACGCTTTCCCTGGGCCCGCTTTTCTCTGGCGAGCTTTGCCGGTGAACTGATCTGGACTGGCGGCTACACAGGTCTCGGCGTGGTGTTCGCCGATAACATCGTGGCCATTGCCGAATTTGCGAGCGACCTGAGCGGCCTCCTTGTCAGCGCCGTCGTGGCGCTCGCGCTTGGCTGGCGAATCCTGCAGATCCTGCGGCACAGCCGGAGCGACAATCACGAAGCCTGA
- a CDS encoding HpcH/HpaI aldolase family protein, whose product MPAPVNPFKKALCEGQDLLIGLWVALANSHAAEIVAGAGFDWILLDGEHGPNDIPLLAQQLAAVARHPAHPIVRLPMGETWLIKQALDIGAQTLLIPMVETGEQAAQIASACRYPPEGNRGMGASLGRASDFGRIKDYAETANREICLVAQIESRLGVDNADAILATPGIDAILIGPADLAADMGYPGTSSHPEVKAVVEALIARIRAAGKPAGIMTTDPDMLAVAKSAGIRFAGIGSDVGLLMSGAAALAKASRQAS is encoded by the coding sequence ATGCCGGCACCCGTGAACCCGTTCAAGAAAGCGCTTTGTGAGGGGCAGGATCTGCTGATCGGCCTTTGGGTGGCGCTTGCCAATTCGCACGCGGCGGAAATTGTTGCCGGAGCCGGTTTCGACTGGATCCTGCTAGATGGCGAGCATGGCCCGAACGACATCCCGCTGCTGGCGCAGCAACTGGCGGCGGTTGCCCGTCATCCGGCCCATCCAATTGTCCGGCTGCCGATGGGAGAGACCTGGCTGATCAAGCAGGCGCTCGATATCGGGGCGCAGACCCTGTTGATCCCCATGGTGGAGACGGGCGAACAGGCAGCCCAGATTGCCAGCGCCTGCCGCTATCCGCCTGAAGGAAACCGAGGCATGGGCGCCAGTCTTGGCCGAGCCTCGGATTTTGGTCGGATCAAGGATTATGCCGAAACCGCCAATCGGGAAATCTGTCTCGTGGCGCAGATCGAAAGCCGTCTGGGCGTTGACAATGCTGATGCCATTCTGGCCACACCCGGCATCGATGCGATCCTGATCGGTCCTGCCGATCTTGCCGCGGATATGGGCTATCCGGGCACATCATCGCATCCTGAGGTGAAGGCCGTGGTGGAGGCGCTGATCGCCAGGATCCGGGCCGCAGGCAAACCGGCGGGCATCATGACAACGGATCCCGACATGCTGGCGGTGGCCAAGTCAGCCGGTATCCGTTTTGCCGGCATCGGGTCCGATGTCGGCCTCTTGATGAGTGGGGCTGCCGCTTTAGCAAAGGCCTCGCGTCAGGCTTCGTGA
- a CDS encoding GMC family oxidoreductase encodes MAAPYDLNDDSVVVIIGSGAGGGTLANELAQKGIDVVVLEAGARIEYEEFINDEWDSFAQLAWLDHRTTGGGWRVSKDFPNLPAWIVKAVGGTTTHWAGASLRFQEHEFKTLTHYGKVEGANLLDWPISYADLEPYYAKAEDKMGVTRTNGIEGLPGNNNFKILKAGADKLGYKDCHTGNMAINSADRDDRMSCQQTGFCFQGCKWGAKWSTLYTEIPKGEATGKLEVRPQSHVIKIEHDASGKVNAVVYADKDGNLQSQKARVVCVAGNSIESPRLLLNSASSMFPDGLSNSSGQVGKNYMRHTTGSVYAVFDKPVHFYRGTTMAGIIRDEARHDRSRGFVGGYELETLALGLPFMAAFLDPGGWGRSFTSALDNYANMAGLWIVGEDMPQEQNAVKLHAELKDKYGMPIPDVWFTDHPNDEAMRNHAYKQGVALYEAVGATRAFPTPPYPSTHNLGTNRMSEKAQDGVVNKWGQSHDISNLFVSDGSQFTTGAAENPTLTIVSLSIRQADYIAEQMGQGAI; translated from the coding sequence ATGGCAGCCCCCTATGATCTCAACGACGACAGCGTGGTCGTCATCATCGGCTCCGGTGCAGGCGGCGGAACGCTCGCCAACGAGCTTGCGCAAAAGGGCATCGATGTTGTCGTGCTCGAAGCTGGTGCCCGCATCGAGTATGAGGAATTCATCAACGACGAGTGGGACAGCTTTGCCCAGCTCGCCTGGCTCGATCACCGCACGACCGGCGGCGGCTGGCGGGTATCAAAGGATTTCCCCAATCTGCCGGCCTGGATCGTCAAGGCGGTTGGCGGCACGACCACGCACTGGGCGGGTGCATCGCTGCGCTTCCAGGAGCATGAGTTCAAGACGCTGACCCACTACGGCAAGGTCGAAGGTGCCAATCTTCTCGACTGGCCGATCAGCTATGCCGATCTGGAGCCATATTACGCCAAAGCCGAAGACAAGATGGGCGTGACCCGGACCAACGGGATCGAGGGGCTGCCCGGCAACAACAACTTCAAGATCCTGAAGGCCGGCGCCGACAAGCTCGGCTATAAGGACTGTCACACCGGCAACATGGCAATCAACTCGGCCGATCGCGACGACCGCATGAGCTGTCAGCAGACCGGCTTCTGCTTCCAGGGCTGTAAATGGGGTGCCAAGTGGTCGACCCTCTACACCGAAATTCCGAAGGGCGAAGCGACCGGCAAGCTGGAAGTCAGACCGCAGTCGCACGTCATCAAGATCGAGCATGATGCGAGCGGCAAGGTGAATGCCGTCGTCTATGCCGACAAGGACGGCAATCTGCAGAGCCAGAAGGCCCGCGTCGTCTGCGTGGCCGGCAATTCGATCGAAAGCCCGCGCCTGCTTTTGAACTCCGCATCGTCGATGTTTCCGGACGGGCTCTCCAACTCGTCGGGCCAGGTCGGCAAGAACTACATGCGCCACACGACCGGCTCGGTCTATGCCGTCTTCGACAAGCCGGTGCATTTCTATCGCGGTACGACCATGGCCGGCATTATCAGAGACGAAGCCCGTCACGATCGGTCGCGCGGTTTCGTCGGTGGGTACGAGCTTGAAACCCTGGCGCTCGGTCTGCCCTTCATGGCGGCCTTCCTCGATCCGGGCGGCTGGGGCCGGTCCTTCACCTCGGCGCTCGACAATTACGCCAACATGGCCGGACTCTGGATCGTCGGCGAAGACATGCCGCAGGAGCAGAATGCCGTGAAGCTGCATGCCGAGCTCAAGGACAAATACGGCATGCCGATCCCGGATGTCTGGTTCACCGACCACCCGAACGACGAGGCCATGCGCAATCACGCCTATAAGCAGGGTGTTGCGCTTTACGAAGCAGTCGGCGCGACCCGCGCCTTCCCGACGCCGCCGTATCCGTCGACCCACAATCTCGGCACCAACAGGATGAGCGAAAAGGCGCAGGACGGTGTGGTCAACAAATGGGGTCAGAGCCACGACATCAGCAATCTCTTCGTTTCGGACGGCAGCCAGTTCACCACCGGCGCTGCCGAAAACCCCACGCTGACGATCGTGTCGCTGTCGATCCGCCAGGCGGATTACATCGCCGAGCAGATGGGACAGGGTGCGATCTGA
- a CDS encoding twin-arginine translocation signal domain-containing protein encodes MVTILDKTGHMSRRQLLKSGAATAALIITGTAVICPDQAWGLEATALKPDTLATLIKMARDIYPHDQLADRFYAVAVKGQDMMAAKDEAHKALIEEGVADLDRRAGAGGYRGLGWEDDRVAILREIEKMPFFQAVRGDMVVSLYNQKEIWPIFGYEGESYSKGGYIERGFDDITWL; translated from the coding sequence GTGGTAACCATACTCGACAAAACCGGGCATATGTCCCGCCGCCAACTGCTGAAAAGCGGCGCGGCAACGGCTGCGCTGATCATCACGGGAACGGCAGTGATCTGTCCCGATCAGGCCTGGGGCCTGGAAGCGACAGCCCTGAAGCCGGATACGCTGGCGACGCTCATCAAGATGGCGCGCGACATCTACCCGCATGACCAGCTTGCCGACCGCTTCTATGCGGTTGCGGTCAAGGGCCAGGACATGATGGCGGCGAAAGATGAGGCGCACAAGGCGCTGATCGAGGAGGGCGTGGCCGATCTCGACCGCAGAGCCGGTGCCGGCGGTTATCGGGGCCTTGGTTGGGAGGATGATCGCGTGGCGATCCTGCGCGAAATCGAGAAGATGCCCTTCTTCCAGGCGGTGCGTGGCGACATGGTGGTCAGTCTCTATAACCAGAAGGAGATCTGGCCGATCTTTGGTTACGAGGGCGAGTCCTATTCCAAGGGCGGCTATATCGAGCGCGGGTTCGACGACATCACCTGGCTCTGA
- a CDS encoding VOC family protein translates to MAKMIHSMIRVLDETRSVSFYTQAFGLEIADRLDFETFTLVYLSNAECEFELELTVNKGREEAYNLGDGYGHLAVSVADLDAEHKRLTDLGLNPNKIVEFNRDGALVARFFFITDPDGYKIEVLQRHGRFK, encoded by the coding sequence TTGGCAAAGATGATCCATTCGATGATCCGGGTTCTCGATGAGACGCGGTCGGTTTCTTTCTACACCCAAGCCTTTGGCCTTGAGATTGCGGACCGCCTGGACTTCGAAACATTCACGCTGGTCTATCTCAGCAATGCGGAATGCGAATTCGAGCTGGAACTGACCGTCAACAAGGGACGGGAAGAGGCCTACAATCTTGGCGATGGTTACGGCCATCTTGCTGTCAGCGTTGCGGATCTTGATGCCGAGCACAAGCGGCTGACGGATCTGGGCTTGAATCCGAACAAGATCGTCGAGTTCAACCGGGACGGAGCCTTGGTCGCCCGCTTCTTCTTCATCACCGATCCCGACGGCTACAAGATCGAAGTCCTGCAGCGCCACGGTCGGTTCAAGTAA
- a CDS encoding ribbon-helix-helix domain-containing protein: MCEVFAGQDPARYRAVNRSVRIAGHSTSIQLEAAFWDLIDEIAASQNFSTSRFLSTLYDEAMEINGTVSNFASLLRTSCLIYLMSKAQHPGKEPEFHIIAAE; encoded by the coding sequence ATGTGCGAAGTCTTCGCAGGACAGGATCCGGCTCGCTACCGAGCCGTCAACCGATCGGTAAGGATCGCCGGTCATTCGACCAGCATTCAGCTTGAAGCCGCATTCTGGGACCTCATCGACGAAATTGCGGCAAGCCAGAACTTTTCGACCTCGCGATTCTTGTCGACGCTCTATGACGAAGCCATGGAGATCAACGGCACGGTATCCAATTTCGCTTCACTCCTGAGAACGAGCTGTCTCATCTATCTGATGAGCAAGGCTCAGCATCCGGGTAAAGAGCCGGAATTCCACATTATTGCAGCCGAATAG
- a CDS encoding sugar-binding transcriptional regulator, which yields MTKRTGSNGRLDDAARAGWLYYVAGRTQDEIAAAMGISRQSAQRLVSLSVAEKLVKVRLDHPIAACLELADAIQQKYGLKQVEIVPSDPGSESATVGVAEAGAAELEKWLRQTDPLVIAMGTGRTLRAMIDQLSPMECPQHKIVSLTGNISPDGSAAYFNVIFSMADAIKAPHFPMPLPVIVSSRAERELLHRQPLVAPTLELGKHSDVTFVGIGEMALGAPLQLDGFLDKGEMEDLLKAGATGEICGWVYGKDGRLLDHPVNERVASITIPSRETSTVIGMARGKRKHAAIKAAVTGGHINALITDEDAARALL from the coding sequence ATGACGAAACGGACAGGCAGCAACGGTCGTTTGGATGACGCAGCACGGGCCGGTTGGCTCTATTACGTCGCCGGTCGCACCCAGGACGAGATCGCTGCCGCCATGGGGATATCCCGGCAGAGTGCCCAGCGCCTCGTTTCCCTGTCCGTCGCCGAAAAGCTCGTGAAGGTGCGGCTCGATCATCCGATCGCCGCCTGTCTGGAACTGGCAGACGCAATTCAACAGAAATACGGTCTGAAGCAGGTCGAGATTGTCCCCTCCGACCCAGGCTCCGAATCGGCCACGGTCGGCGTTGCCGAAGCCGGTGCCGCAGAGCTTGAGAAATGGCTGAGGCAGACGGATCCGCTTGTCATTGCCATGGGAACGGGTCGAACATTGCGGGCGATGATCGATCAGCTTTCGCCGATGGAATGTCCCCAACACAAGATCGTCTCACTGACAGGAAATATCAGTCCGGACGGCTCTGCCGCCTATTTCAACGTCATTTTCTCCATGGCGGACGCCATCAAGGCCCCCCACTTCCCCATGCCTCTGCCCGTGATTGTTTCCTCGCGGGCCGAGCGCGAACTCCTGCATCGCCAGCCGCTGGTGGCGCCCACGCTCGAACTCGGGAAGCACTCGGATGTGACCTTCGTCGGCATCGGAGAAATGGCGCTGGGCGCACCGCTGCAGCTCGACGGTTTTCTGGACAAGGGCGAGATGGAAGACCTGCTCAAGGCGGGTGCCACCGGCGAGATCTGCGGCTGGGTCTATGGCAAGGACGGCCGCCTGCTTGATCACCCGGTCAATGAACGCGTGGCCAGCATCACCATTCCGTCACGCGAGACGTCTACCGTCATTGGCATGGCTCGCGGCAAGCGCAAGCACGCTGCCATCAAGGCCGCCGTTACTGGTGGCCATATCAACGCGCTCATTACCGACGAAGACGCCGCCAGAGCGCTGCTCTAA
- a CDS encoding ABC transporter substrate-binding protein — translation MKLKTILLGACSALALAGFASAETLTIATVNNGDMIRMQGLTDDFKAKNPGIELEWVTLEENVLRERVTTDIATKGGQYDIMTIGTYEVPIWSKQGWLLPLENLGADYDVDDLLPAIRSGLTGEDGKLYAAPFYGESSMVMYRKDLMEKAGLTMPDAPTWDFIADAARKMTDRANDINGICLRGKAGWGENMAFLTATSNAFGARWFDENWQPQFDQPEWKNTLEFYVNLMNDAGPQGASSNGFNENLALFQQGKCGMWIDATVAASFVTNPNDSTVADKVGFALAPDTGLGKRGNWLWAWNLAIPAGTQKAEAAEKFVAWATSKDYLALVAEKEGWANVPPGTRTSLYENPEYQAAAPFAKMTLDSINAADPKNPTVKPVPYVGVQFVAIPEFQSLGTSVGQLFSAALAGQMSVDDALAQAQSLTTREMTRAGYIK, via the coding sequence ATGAAATTGAAGACAATTCTGCTGGGCGCATGCTCGGCTCTCGCGCTGGCTGGCTTTGCCTCGGCGGAAACCCTGACGATCGCCACAGTCAACAATGGCGACATGATCCGCATGCAGGGCCTGACCGACGACTTCAAGGCGAAGAACCCAGGCATCGAGCTCGAATGGGTGACATTGGAAGAAAACGTCCTGCGTGAACGCGTGACGACGGATATCGCCACCAAGGGTGGCCAATATGACATCATGACGATCGGTACCTATGAGGTTCCGATCTGGAGCAAGCAGGGCTGGCTTCTGCCGCTGGAAAACCTCGGCGCCGATTATGACGTCGATGATCTCCTGCCCGCGATCCGTTCCGGCCTCACCGGTGAAGACGGCAAGCTCTATGCCGCACCCTTCTACGGCGAAAGCTCGATGGTCATGTACCGCAAGGACCTGATGGAAAAGGCCGGGCTTACAATGCCCGACGCCCCGACCTGGGACTTCATCGCCGACGCGGCGCGCAAGATGACCGACCGCGCCAACGATATCAACGGCATCTGCCTGCGCGGCAAGGCCGGCTGGGGTGAGAACATGGCCTTCCTGACGGCCACCTCGAATGCGTTTGGCGCCCGCTGGTTCGACGAGAACTGGCAGCCGCAGTTTGACCAGCCCGAATGGAAGAACACGCTCGAATTCTACGTGAACCTGATGAATGACGCCGGCCCGCAGGGTGCGTCTTCCAACGGCTTCAACGAAAACCTGGCTCTCTTCCAGCAGGGCAAGTGCGGCATGTGGATCGATGCGACCGTCGCAGCCTCTTTCGTGACCAACCCGAATGACTCAACCGTCGCCGACAAGGTCGGTTTCGCCCTCGCCCCCGACACCGGTCTGGGCAAGCGCGGCAACTGGCTCTGGGCCTGGAACCTCGCCATCCCGGCAGGTACCCAGAAGGCGGAAGCAGCCGAGAAATTCGTCGCCTGGGCAACCAGCAAGGACTACCTTGCGCTGGTTGCGGAAAAGGAAGGCTGGGCTAACGTTCCTCCGGGCACGCGGACCTCTCTCTATGAGAACCCGGAATACCAGGCCGCGGCACCCTTCGCCAAGATGACACTCGACTCGATCAATGCCGCCGACCCGAAGAACCCGACGGTGAAGCCGGTGCCCTATGTCGGTGTGCAGTTTGTCGCGATCCCCGAGTTCCAGAGCCTCGGCACCTCCGTCGGCCAGCTCTTCTCGGCAGCCCTTGCAGGCCAGATGTCGGTTGATGACGCGCTTGCCCAGGCTCAGAGCCTAACGACACGCGAAATGACCCGCGCGGGCTACATCAAGTAA